In Scyliorhinus canicula chromosome 18, sScyCan1.1, whole genome shotgun sequence, a single window of DNA contains:
- the LOC119952832 gene encoding uncharacterized protein LOC119952832, translating to MRTPATPSGGLGQNKRGTRLQKRNLSSIPRQSREFVPAEKKDFNYWTKRGKNNVAAKKSRERRRLQDMELEKRVVALMGDNERLRAELLTLRYRLGLTGVPPQSQTLRRGDLANLLPDLRTLRRAPTLNVPSGGAPLFELGYRGAALPAFVARPGPSREDALCPVPVFRQPFSKDGPICPREKLHCVKCNVESSASSHLSKPQDRQLLSSVLGSAVTFNGLQISAAQRGCPRRLGFKMSEDGESGQVQHRQSCLNIASSQGGLVEIFVDPHKTYFAADLYHHCSALNSEPQLSPNVDRLLRRRFLFPWGLPNDTLSETGFSTYLPINKSNAQKPDV from the coding sequence ATGAGAACTCCAGCCACTCCCAGCGGTGGCCTGGGGCAAAACAAGCGGGGCACTCGATTGCAGAAGCGAAACCTGTCTTCAATTCCCCGGCAGAGTAGAGAATTCGTGCCAGCAGAAAAGAAGGATTTCAATTATTGGACGAAGAGGGGGAAAAACAACGTCGCGGCCAAGAAGTCGCGCGAGAGACGGCGCCTCCAGGACATGGAGCTGGAGAAGAGAGTTGTGGCCCTGATGGGGGACAATGAACGTCTCAGGGCAGAACTTCTGACTCTCAGGTACCGGCTGGGACTCACTGGCGTCCCTCCCCAGTCTCAAACATTGCGTCGAGGCGACCTCGCTAATTTGCTGCCTGATTTGAGGACACTGAGACGTGCGCCCACTCTGAATGTCCCCAGTGGCGGAGCGCCACTGTTTGAGCTCGGTTACAGGGGGGCTGCACTGCCAGCTTTCGTGGCTCGCCCTGGACCTTCTAGAGAAGATGCCCTGTGTCCAGTCCCTGTCTTCCGGCAGCCCTTCTCCAAAGATGGACCAATATGCCCCAGAGAGAAATTGCACTGTGTGAAGTGTAATGTCGAAAGCTCTGCTTCCTCACACCTATCTAAACCACAAGATCGCCAGCTGCTGAGTTCAGTCTTAGGTTCTGCAGTCACCTTCAATGGTTTACAAATCTCAGCCGCGCAAAGGGGTTGCCCTCGGAGATTGGGGTTTAAAATGAGCGAGGATGGAGAGTCCGGCCAAGTGCAGCACAGGCAAAGCTGCTTGAATATAGCCTCCAGTCAAGGTGGATTAGTTGAAATTTTTGTTGACCCCCATAAGACCTACTTTGCAGCCGATCTATACCATCACTGCAGCGCTCTCAACAGCGAGCCCCAGCTCAGCCCCAACGTGGACAGGCTGTTGCGGAGAAGATTCCTGTTTCCATGGGGGCTTCCAAACGACACCCTCAGCGAAACTGGGTTCAGCACTTACTTACCAATAAACAAGAGCAACGCTCAGAAGCCAGACGTGTAG